Proteins co-encoded in one Seriola aureovittata isolate HTS-2021-v1 ecotype China chromosome 1, ASM2101889v1, whole genome shotgun sequence genomic window:
- the zgc:153993 gene encoding apoptosis regulator BAX: MADSREERNGGEQEPQGAVGGEDVIDDPILEQGAVVLRGYVIERINTEDPARHVSSEDLGGRPDEHQDPQVKEVVEQLLKIADDLNRNAEFQRLISQVQGNCAQDIFMQVARSIFADGINWGRVVALFHLAYRLIHKALTTNHLENIRRVIGWVLQVIREQLYSWLIQQGGWEGVIGGFSRWRTLATVASVALVVAIVYYRKTR, from the exons ATGGCTGACAGCCGGGAAGAGAGAAAcggaggagagcaggagccccAGGGCGCCGTGGGTGGAGAAG ATGTCATCGATGATCCCATCCTGGAGCAAGGAGCAGTGGTCCTCAGAGG GTATGTGATTGAGCGTATAAACACAGAGGACCCTGCTCGACACGTCAGCTCTGAGGACCTCGGAGGAAGGCCGGACGAGCACCAGGATCCGCAGGTCAAAGAGGTGGTGGAACAACTGCTCAAGATTGCAGATGATTTGAACAGAAACGCTGAGTTCCAACG ACTGATCAGCCAGGTTCAGGGTAACTGCGCTCAGGACATCTTCATGCAGGTGGCCAGGAGCATCTTTGCTGACGGCATCAACTGGGGTCGAGTGGTGGCGCTCTTCCACCTGGCCTACAGACTCATACACAAG gcACTGACCACCAACCATCTAGAGAACATCAGGAGGGTCATCGGCTGGGTCCTTCAGGTCATCAGAGAGCAGCTCTACTCTTGGCTCATACAGCAGGGAGGCTGG GAGGGGGTGATCGGTGGCTTTTCTCGGTGGAGGACTCTCGCCACAGTAGCATCAGTAGCATTGGTGGTAGCCATTGTTTACTACAGGAAGACACGCTGA
- the rwdd3 gene encoding RWD domain-containing protein 3 isoform X2, translating to MSEAAVEEVSVLSAIYCGEGEFRLIQQSAQDGLLVQINTTVPGERGLNLSLLFHLHPQYPSCPPDISVSSTAFSRNQCHSIRQRLLERAAALPPEPMVHQLVDWLQQSEEVTEGCRGAEEEVKDRGREERWTAVLSLDHIRSRSRYIGLLERWSQQLQLPGRLLLGQSILVILQGARADIKEFCRLLKTVKVDVDSSGKKCKERMMKVLIETPSYSSCGHGLQRFVVKEYQSSAELTAVFQELHMTELYQQILPSLSD from the exons ATGTCTGAAGCTGCTGTAGAGGAAGTTTCAGTTTTATCGGCCATTTACTGCGGAGAGGGAGAGTTCCGGCTCATCCAGCAGTCTG CGCAGGATGGGCTCCTGGTCCAAATCAACACCACTGTTCCAGGGGAGAGAGGGCTGAACCTGAGTCTGTTGTTCCACCTGCACCCCCAGTACCCTTCCTGCCCCCCCGacatctctgtctcctccactgCTTTCTCCAGGAACCAGTGTCACAGCATCAGACAGAGGCTGCTGGAGCGAGCTGCAGCCTTACCACCAGAGCCAATGGTCCATCAGCTGGTAGACTGGTTACAG cagagtgaggagGTGACAGAGGGCTGCAGAGGAGCTGAGGAAGAggtgaaagacagaggaagagaggagaggtggacCGCAGTGCTGTCGTTGGACCACATCCGATCTCGGAGTCGTTACATCGGACTGCTGGAGcgctggagccagcagctgcagctgcctgGGAGGTTGTTACTGGGACAGAGTATACTGGTTATTCTGCAGGGAGCCAGAGCTGACATCAAG GAGTTTTGCCGCCTGTTGAAGACAGTGAAGGTGGATGTGGATTCTTCAGGGAAGAAATGCAaggagaggatgatgaaggTTCTCATCGAAACCCCCTCGTATTCCTCCTGCGGACATGG gcTCCAGAGGTTTGTGGTGAAGGAGTACCAGTCCTCAGCAGAGCTTACTGCAGTCTTCCAGGAGCTCCACATGACGGAGCTGTACCAGCAGATACTGCCATCATTAAGTGACTGA
- the rwdd3 gene encoding RWD domain-containing protein 3 isoform X3, producing MSEAAVEEVSVLSAIYCGEGEFRLIQQSAQDGLLVQINTTVPGERGLNLSLLFHLHPQYPSCPPDISVSSTAFSRNQCHSIRQRLLERAAALPPEPMVHQLVDWLQQQSEEVTEGCRGAEEEVKDRGREERWTAVLSLDHIRSRSRYIGLLERWSQQLQLPGRLLLGQSILVILQGARADIKLWESNQYHHHHLLPARNHVQQIKTYI from the exons ATGTCTGAAGCTGCTGTAGAGGAAGTTTCAGTTTTATCGGCCATTTACTGCGGAGAGGGAGAGTTCCGGCTCATCCAGCAGTCTG CGCAGGATGGGCTCCTGGTCCAAATCAACACCACTGTTCCAGGGGAGAGAGGGCTGAACCTGAGTCTGTTGTTCCACCTGCACCCCCAGTACCCTTCCTGCCCCCCCGacatctctgtctcctccactgCTTTCTCCAGGAACCAGTGTCACAGCATCAGACAGAGGCTGCTGGAGCGAGCTGCAGCCTTACCACCAGAGCCAATGGTCCATCAGCTGGTAGACTGGTTACAG cagcagagtgaggagGTGACAGAGGGCTGCAGAGGAGCTGAGGAAGAggtgaaagacagaggaagagaggagaggtggacCGCAGTGCTGTCGTTGGACCACATCCGATCTCGGAGTCGTTACATCGGACTGCTGGAGcgctggagccagcagctgcagctgcctgGGAGGTTGTTACTGGGACAGAGTATACTGGTTATTCTGCAGGGAGCCAGAGCTGACATCAAG CTCTGGGAAAGCAACCAatatcatcaccaccacctgctcccagcaagaaaccatgtaCAGCAGataaaaacttacatatag
- the rwdd3 gene encoding RWD domain-containing protein 3 isoform X1, with protein sequence MSEAAVEEVSVLSAIYCGEGEFRLIQQSAQDGLLVQINTTVPGERGLNLSLLFHLHPQYPSCPPDISVSSTAFSRNQCHSIRQRLLERAAALPPEPMVHQLVDWLQQQSEEVTEGCRGAEEEVKDRGREERWTAVLSLDHIRSRSRYIGLLERWSQQLQLPGRLLLGQSILVILQGARADIKEFCRLLKTVKVDVDSSGKKCKERMMKVLIETPSYSSCGHGLQRFVVKEYQSSAELTAVFQELHMTELYQQILPSLSD encoded by the exons ATGTCTGAAGCTGCTGTAGAGGAAGTTTCAGTTTTATCGGCCATTTACTGCGGAGAGGGAGAGTTCCGGCTCATCCAGCAGTCTG CGCAGGATGGGCTCCTGGTCCAAATCAACACCACTGTTCCAGGGGAGAGAGGGCTGAACCTGAGTCTGTTGTTCCACCTGCACCCCCAGTACCCTTCCTGCCCCCCCGacatctctgtctcctccactgCTTTCTCCAGGAACCAGTGTCACAGCATCAGACAGAGGCTGCTGGAGCGAGCTGCAGCCTTACCACCAGAGCCAATGGTCCATCAGCTGGTAGACTGGTTACAG cagcagagtgaggagGTGACAGAGGGCTGCAGAGGAGCTGAGGAAGAggtgaaagacagaggaagagaggagaggtggacCGCAGTGCTGTCGTTGGACCACATCCGATCTCGGAGTCGTTACATCGGACTGCTGGAGcgctggagccagcagctgcagctgcctgGGAGGTTGTTACTGGGACAGAGTATACTGGTTATTCTGCAGGGAGCCAGAGCTGACATCAAG GAGTTTTGCCGCCTGTTGAAGACAGTGAAGGTGGATGTGGATTCTTCAGGGAAGAAATGCAaggagaggatgatgaaggTTCTCATCGAAACCCCCTCGTATTCCTCCTGCGGACATGG gcTCCAGAGGTTTGTGGTGAAGGAGTACCAGTCCTCAGCAGAGCTTACTGCAGTCTTCCAGGAGCTCCACATGACGGAGCTGTACCAGCAGATACTGCCATCATTAAGTGACTGA
- the si:cabz01068815.1 gene encoding solute carrier family 51 subunit beta, giving the protein MFDIWIMLFLLLSGGRAFMIHNTQRSLCLEDSAATGEVLLKGCNLDSVYQQWVWITQGKLMCVATSRCLSAQQTEPVRTLSCQEPEGGASRLLWDCDRDRLISRNTSMLLSVDGQRVILTYNSKQSKWRSLDEGDICQEKLRLRRASDDADEFQDEEEQVGESAAMTEEQRQYLRWYYRTEDSTTWKFVLLGLAFVCLLVGFLLLGMGAMANKNRKKIAQYKAAASLVKKSGDEELQIISPLRDDCRSKPSTPSSSSPDRLLNGNGEVNELRAGNILVTWKDGNTSCLYSDPAPQVEQQEEEQEEEQEEEQVEEQVEEQVEEQVEKDVVVSAAELSSHEVKTIE; this is encoded by the exons ATGTTTGACATCTGGATCatgctgtttctcctcctgtcag GGGGGAGGGCGTTCATGATCCACAACACCCAGCGCAGCCTGTGTCTGGAAGACTCTGCAGCTACAGGTGAAGTCCTGCTGAAAGGGTGCAACCTGGACTCTGTGTATCAACAGTGGGTCTGGATCACTCAGGGCAAGCTGATGTGTGTCGCAACATCCAGATGTTTGTCGGCCCAGCAGACGGAGCCGGTCCGGACCTTGTCCTGCCAGGAGCCGGAGGGTGGTGCTTCAAGGTTACTGTGGGACTGTGACAGGGACAGACTGATCAGCAGGAACACGTCAATGCTGCTGTCAGTAGATGGCCAACGTGTGATTCTGACTTACAACAGCAAACAGTCCAAGTGGAGATCTCTGGACGAGGGGGACATCTGCCAGGAAAAACTCA gACTCAGGAGGGCGTCTGATGATGCAGATGAGTTTCAGGATGAAGAGGAGCAGGTCGGTGAGAGTGCAGCCatgacagaggaacagagacagTATCTGCGCTGGTACTATCGCACAGAGGATT CAACCACATGGAAGTTTGTGCTGCTGGGACTGGCCTTTGTCTGCCTGTTGGTTGGTTTTCTGCTACTGGGAATGGGAGCCATGGCCAACAA GAACAGAAAGAAGATAGCTCAGTacaaagcagcagcatctcTGGTTAAGAAGAGTGGAGATGAGGAGCTGCAGATCATCTCACCACTCAGAGACGACTGCAGAAGCAAACCATCAActccatcatcatcctctcctGACAGGCTACTGAACGGAAACGGAGAGGTGAACGAACTCAGAGCAGGAAACATCCTGGTCACATGGAAAGATGGCAACACCTCTTGCCTGTACTCAGATCCTGCACCACAGGTGGagcaacaggaagaggaacaggaagaggaacaggaagaggagcaggtggaggaacaggtggaggagcaggtggaggagcaggtggagaaaGACGTAGTGGTGTCAGCTGCTGAGCTGTCATCTCATGAAGTAAAGACAATAGAGTGA